Within Thermus sp. CCB_US3_UF1, the genomic segment CATACCCAAGGACCGCTTTTACACCAAGAGCCACGAGTGGGCCCTGCCCGAAGGGGACACGGTGCTGGTGGGCATCACCGACTACGCCCAGGATGCTCTGGGGGACGTGGTCTATGTGGAGCTCCCCGAGGTGGGACGGCGGGTGGAAAAGGGCGAGGCGGTGGCCGTGGTGGAAAGCGTCAAGACGGCTTCTGACATCTACGCCCCCGTGGCGGGGGAGGTGGTGGAGGTAAACGCCGCCTTGGAGAAGAGCCCGGAGCTCATCAACCAAGACCCCTACGGGGAGGGCTGGATTTTCCGCCTGCGTCCCGTGGACATGGGGGACCTGGACGAGCTCCTGGACGCGGAAGGCTACGGGGAGGCTTTGGCAAGCGAGGCCTAGGCGGGTATGGTCGGGTGGGGACCGGGCTTCCTCCCGCGGCCCTTAGCCGGGGAAGCGGTCCCTCTGTGGGCCCGGGCCAAATGACCCGGGCCTTTTGTTTGAAGGATAGACCTATGGACTATACGCCCCATACGGAAGACGAAATCCAGGAGATGCTGGCCAAGGTGGGGGCGGCGGGGCTGGAAGACCTCTACCGGCACCTGCCCGCCGGGATCCTGAACCCCCCCCTGCATCTGCCCGAGCCCATGCCCGAGTGGGCGGTCTTGGAGGAGCTGAGGCGGCTGGCCGAAAGGAACCGGCCCGCCTTCAAGGCCTTCCTGGGGGGCGGCATCCGCAGCCACCACACCCCGCCCGTGGTCCAGGCCCTGGCCTCCCGGGGGGAGTTCCTCACCGCCTACACCCCTTACCAGCCCGAGGTGAGCCAGGGGGTGCTGCAGGCCACCTTTGAGTACCAGACCATGATCGCCGAGCTCA encodes:
- the gcvH gene encoding glycine cleavage system protein GcvH, which codes for MDIPKDRFYTKSHEWALPEGDTVLVGITDYAQDALGDVVYVELPEVGRRVEKGEAVAVVESVKTASDIYAPVAGEVVEVNAALEKSPELINQDPYGEGWIFRLRPVDMGDLDELLDAEGYGEALASEA